Proteins encoded together in one Paracidovorax wautersii window:
- a CDS encoding HesA/MoeB/ThiF family protein: MNDDQLLRYSRHIMLDDIGIEGQERILAGHALVIGAGGLGSPAALFLASAGVGMLTLVDDDTVDLTNLQRQIAHTTARIGQPKVESAAQAVHAINPEVQLRALQERVDDEALQALVQAADVVLDCSDNYATRQAVNAACVRHRTPLVAGAAIRFDGQITVVDPREAEAPCYACLFPPSAQFEEVQCATMGVFAPLVGIIGSMQAAEALKILTGAGTTLAGRLLLLDGRSMEWTRLRTHRDAGCPVCGTGGSDKP, translated from the coding sequence ATGAACGACGACCAACTGCTGCGGTACTCGCGCCACATCATGCTCGACGACATCGGCATCGAAGGGCAGGAGCGCATTCTGGCGGGGCACGCCCTGGTCATCGGTGCCGGAGGCTTGGGTTCGCCGGCCGCATTGTTCCTGGCGTCTGCGGGGGTGGGCATGCTCACGCTGGTGGACGACGACACGGTCGACCTGACCAACCTGCAGCGGCAGATCGCCCACACGACCGCGCGGATCGGACAGCCCAAGGTGGAGTCGGCAGCGCAGGCGGTGCACGCGATCAATCCCGAAGTGCAACTTCGGGCGCTGCAAGAGCGCGTGGACGATGAGGCGCTGCAGGCCCTGGTGCAGGCGGCCGACGTGGTGCTGGACTGCAGCGACAACTACGCCACCCGGCAGGCCGTGAACGCGGCCTGTGTACGGCACCGCACGCCGCTGGTGGCCGGTGCGGCCATCCGCTTCGACGGGCAGATCACGGTGGTGGACCCCCGCGAGGCCGAAGCGCCCTGCTACGCCTGCCTGTTTCCTCCGTCCGCGCAGTTCGAGGAAGTGCAGTGCGCAACCATGGGTGTGTTCGCCCCGCTGGTGGGCATCATCGGCAGCATGCAGGCGGCCGAGGCCCTGAAGATCCTGACCGGTGCGGGAACCACGCTTGCGGGGCGGCTGCTCCTTCTGGATGGCAGGTCGATGGAATGGACGCGCCTGCGCACGCACCGTGATGCAGGGTGCCCGGTGTGCGGCACAGGCGGTAGCGACAAGCCCTGA